A part of Nitrosopumilus sp. genomic DNA contains:
- a CDS encoding GTP-binding protein has translation MGIPEKIKAIQDEMARTQINKATEHHIGLLKAKIAKLKREQEADVAKKSGMKQDGFDVRRSGDATVVFIGLPSVGKSTLLNKMTGAKSTVGAFQFTTLTVVPGMMEYRGAKIQVLDLPGIIKGASTGKGLGKRILSVARTADLVLLVLDVFQPYHEDVLVNELGNIGIRLNQLPPNITIEKASMGGIAIAQQVKLTKITEKHLKDILHLYGLVSARVVVREDITSEQLADHIAGNISYSKALTILNKIDLVDETFLKNLKTKIKSDVIEVSANSDLNIDLLKEKIYEKLKFIRIYMRPKGGETDFKEPLIAREGDTVEDICNKLHRRLKREFRYGLVWGKSVKFGGQRVGLNHVLIDEDVLTIIKKRGT, from the coding sequence TTGGGAATTCCTGAAAAAATCAAAGCCATTCAAGATGAAATGGCAAGAACTCAGATTAACAAAGCAACAGAACATCACATAGGATTACTCAAAGCTAAGATTGCAAAGTTAAAAAGAGAGCAAGAAGCTGATGTTGCAAAAAAATCAGGAATGAAACAAGATGGTTTCGATGTCAGGCGTAGTGGTGATGCAACAGTGGTTTTTATCGGATTGCCCAGTGTGGGAAAATCAACACTGCTAAACAAAATGACAGGAGCAAAATCAACTGTAGGAGCATTTCAATTTACAACATTAACAGTAGTTCCAGGGATGATGGAATATAGAGGAGCTAAAATTCAAGTTTTGGATCTTCCAGGAATAATTAAAGGAGCATCAACTGGAAAGGGGCTAGGCAAGAGAATTTTATCAGTTGCCAGAACTGCAGATCTAGTATTACTAGTATTAGATGTGTTCCAGCCATATCACGAAGATGTCCTAGTTAATGAATTAGGAAACATAGGGATTCGATTAAACCAATTGCCACCTAACATTACAATTGAAAAAGCATCCATGGGAGGAATTGCAATTGCACAACAGGTAAAATTGACAAAAATTACTGAAAAGCACCTTAAAGATATTTTGCATCTTTATGGTTTAGTAAGTGCAAGGGTGGTAGTTAGAGAAGATATAACATCTGAACAACTAGCAGATCATATTGCAGGGAACATTAGTTATTCAAAAGCATTAACAATACTAAACAAAATTGATTTGGTAGATGAAACATTTCTAAAAAATTTGAAAACAAAAATCAAATCAGATGTTATCGAAGTATCAGCAAACTCTGATCTTAACATAGATTTACTAAAAGAAAAAATATATGAAAAATTAAAATTCATTAGAATTTACATGAGACCAAAAGGTGGAGAAACAGATTTCAAAGAACCGCTAATTGCTCGAGAAGGAGACACAGTTGAAGATATTTGTAATAAATTACATAGAAGACTGAAAAGAGAATTTCGGTATGGATTAGTTTGGGGTAAGAGTGTAAAATTTGGAGGGCAAAGAGTAGGATTGAATCATGTTTTAATTGATGAAGACGTTCTAACAATCATTAAAAAACGTGGGACATAA
- a CDS encoding phosphoglycolate phosphatase — protein MKKRTFAVDIDGTITENGGGRIHLDALEALRRLSNMGHNVIYVTGRSSVEGFLLSVFGGTTKIAVGENGGCITTDSNDHMLLGDLEECKKAFEVIKNNIENVKEKRVFPRMTEVVLERTFDLELAKKLLSEKNIDVELSDSQYAYHINSSGIDKGFGFRKIMEKLSILPEDVIAIGDSATDVPLFKVAKTSIALGNASDQVKSEATMVVSAKAGDGVIEALDKLAPKLSEI, from the coding sequence ATGAAAAAAAGAACATTTGCAGTAGATATCGATGGAACAATCACTGAAAATGGTGGGGGTCGAATTCATCTTGATGCACTTGAAGCATTACGAAGATTATCTAATATGGGACATAATGTAATTTATGTAACTGGTCGTTCTTCTGTTGAAGGATTTTTGCTTTCTGTTTTTGGCGGTACCACAAAAATTGCAGTTGGTGAAAATGGTGGATGTATAACCACTGATTCTAATGATCATATGTTGCTAGGTGATCTCGAGGAATGTAAAAAAGCATTTGAAGTAATCAAAAACAATATTGAGAATGTTAAAGAAAAACGTGTTTTTCCTAGGATGACTGAGGTTGTTTTAGAAAGAACTTTTGATTTGGAACTTGCCAAAAAACTACTCTCTGAAAAAAATATTGATGTTGAATTATCTGATAGCCAATATGCCTATCATATCAATTCCTCTGGAATCGATAAAGGATTTGGATTTAGAAAAATTATGGAAAAACTATCTATTTTGCCTGAGGATGTTATTGCAATTGGGGACAGTGCAACGGATGTACCTTTGTTTAAAGTAGCAAAAACCAGCATTGCATTAGGAAATGCATCCGATCAAGTAAAATCTGAGGCTACTATGGTAGTATCTGCAAAAGCTGGTGATGGTGTTATTGAAGCATTAGATAAATTAGCACCCAAACTATCTGAGATATAA
- the argS gene encoding arginine--tRNA ligase, which produces MTFKSVLDEVENNLNKILSDLSLSGINFSVEPAKPGFGDVSSNIAFLLAKSLKQSPKEISEMLSKKYNGCTSTLVLKSESHPSGYLNFFANWDNLSQLILSESYLETCGDVDIGNNSTIVVEHTSVNPNKALHIGHIRNIIIGDTISRILKKAKYKVNVLNYIDDSGLQVADIIVGFKHFGYDETPPPGKKFDHYCGDDVYVKTTEKYESDSNLEEIRKTVLKDLEDGDSETAKFADKITRKVLEGQLKTCWNLDVTYDCLNFESQIIRSGLWNKIFEKLKEMNLIEFENEGKNANCWVIRGDGKEEDKVIVRSNGTATYIAKDIPYAAWKLGLLEDPFNYEKYSLEQPHSRILWQTTLDKTNLVSKDFTGEKVVTVIDSRQSRLQKIITSLMDKFKSIPNAYNHLGYESVTLSSETAKTLGLETDGKQAQMSGRKGLYVSADSVYELLKEKTMTETKNRHPEMSTSEIEKIAHYVSVGTLRYEMIKQDLDKIITFDLTKSLSLEGDTAPYIQYTHARASRIIEKSNRVPSIDVNFSLLKEKSELDLIKTIGLFNLQVRDATNNLSPKVIARYCYDLAVSFNSFYEKSKVLDLENAALENSRLCLVNSFKIVLEKALYLLGIKAPDRM; this is translated from the coding sequence ATGACATTCAAATCCGTTCTTGATGAAGTTGAAAATAACCTAAACAAAATATTATCTGATCTTTCCCTTTCTGGCATTAATTTTTCTGTAGAGCCTGCAAAACCTGGATTTGGTGATGTGAGTTCAAACATTGCATTTTTGCTTGCAAAATCCCTCAAACAAAGTCCTAAAGAAATATCTGAGATGTTGTCCAAAAAATATAATGGGTGTACCAGTACCTTAGTTTTAAAATCTGAATCTCATCCTTCAGGCTATCTTAATTTCTTTGCAAACTGGGATAATCTTAGCCAATTAATTTTATCTGAATCTTATCTTGAGACCTGTGGTGATGTTGATATTGGAAATAATTCTACCATTGTTGTTGAACATACTAGTGTTAATCCAAACAAAGCACTTCACATAGGTCATATCAGAAATATTATCATTGGGGATACTATTTCTAGAATTCTAAAAAAAGCCAAATACAAAGTCAATGTGTTAAATTACATTGATGATTCTGGACTTCAAGTTGCTGATATTATAGTTGGATTCAAACATTTTGGATATGATGAAACTCCTCCACCTGGTAAGAAATTTGATCACTATTGCGGCGATGATGTATATGTCAAAACTACTGAAAAATATGAATCTGATTCAAACCTTGAAGAAATTCGAAAAACTGTTCTTAAAGATTTAGAAGATGGTGATTCTGAAACTGCAAAATTTGCAGATAAAATTACTCGAAAAGTGTTAGAAGGACAGCTTAAAACGTGTTGGAATTTAGATGTGACCTATGATTGTTTAAACTTTGAATCCCAAATAATTCGCTCAGGTTTATGGAATAAAATTTTTGAGAAATTAAAAGAAATGAACCTGATTGAATTTGAAAATGAAGGTAAAAATGCAAATTGTTGGGTGATTCGTGGAGATGGCAAAGAGGAAGATAAGGTAATTGTTAGAAGTAATGGTACTGCTACATATATTGCAAAAGACATTCCATATGCTGCTTGGAAATTAGGGCTACTTGAAGATCCTTTTAATTATGAAAAATATAGTTTAGAACAACCCCATTCACGTATTTTATGGCAAACAACTCTGGATAAAACTAATCTTGTTTCTAAAGACTTTACTGGGGAAAAAGTTGTTACTGTGATTGATTCTAGGCAATCTAGATTACAAAAAATTATTACTTCTTTAATGGATAAATTCAAATCCATTCCAAATGCATACAATCATCTTGGTTATGAATCTGTTACACTGAGCTCTGAAACTGCTAAAACTCTTGGTCTTGAAACTGATGGCAAACAAGCGCAAATGTCTGGACGAAAAGGATTGTACGTTAGTGCTGATTCAGTTTATGAACTTTTAAAAGAAAAAACCATGACTGAAACCAAAAATCGACATCCTGAAATGAGCACTTCTGAAATTGAAAAAATTGCACATTACGTTTCAGTTGGCACTTTAAGATATGAGATGATTAAACAGGATTTGGACAAAATTATTACATTTGATTTAACAAAATCCCTTAGTTTAGAAGGTGACACTGCCCCTTACATTCAATATACTCATGCAAGAGCGTCCAGAATAATTGAAAAATCTAATCGCGTTCCATCCATTGATGTTAATTTTTCTCTATTGAAGGAAAAATCTGAATTAGATTTGATTAAAACTATTGGTCTGTTTAATTTGCAAGTACGAGATGCTACCAATAATCTATCTCCAAAAGTAATTGCAAGATATTGTTATGATTTGGCAGTTTCGTTCAACTCTTTTTATGAAAAATCAAAAGTACTGGATTTGGAAAATGCTGCTCTGGAAAATTCCCGATTATGCTTGGTAAATTCTTTCAAAATTGTTCTGGAAAAAGCACTATATCTTTTGGGAATTAAAGCTCCTGATAGAATGTAA
- a CDS encoding response regulator, translated as MTKAIVVDDNEDIVFSLSELLEMHGIDVVGKGYNGLEAVNLFEQLHPDVVLLDLMMPEYDGLFALKKIREIDPKSTVIVITGGGPISVSDEMDALKPTKTMFKPIDINVLIETICEESDNKMPFKVQYSFKEDSNQYVCILTYDQYKNFKILPAIQECKIIKNDEENIQAYKNEMQEALNLAAKNDVSHIQKLSQVVNG; from the coding sequence ATGACAAAAGCAATTGTTGTTGATGATAATGAGGATATTGTTTTTTCTTTATCTGAACTTTTGGAAATGCATGGGATTGATGTTGTGGGAAAAGGATACAATGGATTAGAAGCTGTAAATTTATTTGAACAATTGCATCCTGATGTTGTTCTATTAGATCTTATGATGCCTGAATACGATGGGTTATTTGCATTAAAAAAAATTAGAGAAATTGATCCAAAAAGTACTGTTATTGTAATTACTGGTGGAGGTCCAATCTCTGTTAGTGATGAAATGGATGCTTTAAAACCTACAAAAACTATGTTTAAGCCAATTGACATAAATGTTCTAATTGAAACAATCTGTGAAGAATCTGACAATAAAATGCCCTTTAAAGTTCAATATTCTTTCAAAGAAGATTCAAATCAATATGTTTGTATTTTAACATATGATCAATACAAGAATTTTAAAATTTTACCTGCAATACAAGAATGTAAAATAATTAAAAATGATGAAGAAAATATTCAAGCATACAAAAATGAAATGCAAGAAGCATTAAACTTGGCAGCAAAAAATGACGTTAGTCATATTCAAAAACTATCTCAAGTTGTTAACGGTTAA
- a CDS encoding tRNA (adenine-N1)-methyltransferase: MTKIKNNSPVLFFYNNSKKWLVKISKNESFHTHIGILKHADAIGKEYGSKLITNKDKYVYLLEPTMYDYVMKIQHGTQIVYPKDIGYIVTRAGIGDGQKILEIGTGSGSLTSFVASIVKPRGHVYTFDVDEKFMKIAEKNIKKAGVSKYVTQHNLDLKTAKKMPLEDMDVALIDLGDPWVVIPQVRQMLKGSGSVFAICPTMNQLEKLTMALVENEFTDIESTEHIIRNIEAREGKTRHSFQGIGHTTYLCFARKAFFGRDSKEKPKKTHKTTTDDKTTKSTKKTRGKTVKKTKKSSK; this comes from the coding sequence ATGACAAAAATTAAGAATAATTCTCCTGTGTTATTCTTTTACAATAATTCAAAAAAATGGTTAGTTAAAATTTCAAAAAATGAGTCATTTCATACTCATATTGGTATCCTTAAACATGCTGATGCAATTGGAAAAGAGTATGGTTCTAAATTAATTACTAACAAGGACAAGTATGTCTATCTTCTTGAACCTACCATGTATGATTATGTAATGAAAATACAGCATGGGACCCAAATTGTTTATCCAAAAGATATTGGATATATTGTTACAAGAGCAGGTATTGGAGATGGCCAAAAAATTTTAGAGATTGGAACTGGTAGTGGTTCTTTAACTTCTTTTGTTGCAAGTATTGTAAAACCTAGAGGGCATGTCTATACCTTTGATGTTGATGAAAAATTTATGAAAATAGCTGAAAAAAATATCAAAAAAGCAGGTGTTTCAAAATATGTTACCCAGCACAATTTAGATTTAAAGACTGCTAAAAAAATGCCTCTTGAGGATATGGATGTAGCATTAATTGATTTAGGAGATCCTTGGGTTGTAATTCCACAAGTAAGACAAATGCTGAAAGGAAGTGGTAGCGTATTTGCAATTTGTCCAACTATGAATCAATTAGAAAAACTAACTATGGCATTGGTGGAGAATGAATTTACAGATATCGAATCTACAGAACATATTATAAGAAATATTGAAGCACGAGAAGGAAAAACAAGACATTCTTTCCAAGGAATTGGCCATACGACATATCTTTGCTTTGCAAGAAAGGCCTTTTTTGGTAGGGACTCCAAAGAAAAACCAAAAAAAACTCACAAAACAACAACGGATGATAAAACGACTAAATCAACAAAGAAAACTAGAGGTAAAACTGTTAAAAAGACTAAAAAATCCTCAAAGTAA
- a CDS encoding NAD(P)H-hydrate dehydratase: MVRKNLTPSVVKKFIPARKAKSRKGDNGVVLVVGGSYIYHGAPILSSIAALKCGTDLVYTSVPKINVSPTRSVSPNLIVIPLVDQKFTRGAANKLIGALPRNLDSATIGMGLAIQEKNSLLHFVKSLLDRDVRLSLDASALIPEVLPLLANKNVVVTPHAGEFKRLFGESPSNSKNERIKLVEKKAKEFAITVLLKGATDIISDGSITYLNEKKTPAMTVGGTGDVLSGLVAGLLSNNRNSLESASAATFINGLAGKSAQKKLGLHMTSMDLLVEIPAVMKPFDRIV; encoded by the coding sequence ATGGTAAGAAAAAACCTTACTCCTTCAGTTGTAAAAAAATTCATCCCTGCTAGAAAAGCAAAATCACGAAAGGGAGACAATGGGGTTGTATTAGTTGTAGGTGGAAGTTACATTTACCATGGTGCACCTATTTTATCTTCTATTGCTGCATTAAAGTGTGGTACAGATCTTGTTTATACTTCTGTCCCAAAAATTAATGTGTCTCCAACACGTTCCGTATCTCCTAACTTGATTGTCATTCCTTTAGTTGATCAAAAATTTACTCGTGGAGCAGCAAACAAGCTAATTGGTGCATTGCCTCGAAATTTAGATTCTGCAACTATTGGGATGGGGCTTGCAATCCAAGAAAAAAACTCTCTACTTCATTTTGTAAAATCTTTACTTGATAGAGATGTTAGATTATCTTTGGATGCTAGTGCTTTAATTCCTGAGGTGCTGCCCCTTTTGGCAAACAAAAATGTCGTAGTAACTCCTCATGCTGGTGAGTTTAAACGATTATTTGGAGAATCTCCATCTAATTCCAAAAATGAAAGAATCAAACTAGTAGAAAAAAAGGCAAAAGAATTTGCTATAACTGTATTATTGAAAGGTGCAACTGATATTATTTCAGATGGTTCTATCACTTATCTTAATGAGAAAAAAACTCCTGCGATGACTGTAGGTGGAACAGGAGATGTTTTATCTGGATTAGTTGCTGGATTGTTGTCAAATAATAGAAATTCATTAGAATCTGCATCTGCTGCCACATTCATTAATGGTTTGGCTGGTAAATCTGCTCAAAAGAAATTGGGATTGCACATGACCTCGATGGATCTTTTAGTTGAAATTCCTGCAGTGATGAAGCCTTTTGATAGAATTGTGTGA
- a CDS encoding M20/M25/M40 family metallo-hydrolase, which translates to MAPTKYVDSHMAEIISDLQTLIRQPSVSAKNEGIEECAKLVQKLLKKSGIHSEILRLKKDIAPIVYGEIKSKKNPSKTLMFYNHYDVQPAEPFDLWDDPPFSGVRKGNKIFGRGATDDKGELITRIKAVEACLKTTGDVPCNIKFVIEGEEETGSAHIEDYLKKYKKKFSCDGVIWEFGYVDAKNRPIIGLGMKGLLFVELSVKESIRDAHSSLAVLIKNPAWRLIDAISTIRNSDGKILIKDWYKEVSPLSKNDLKIIEKEPFDENVFKKEFGIKSFVGSMKGMDAKKAMVAGATCNIAGFVSGYAGDGAKTVLPGSALVKIDFRLVPKMNPKKQAMRLKKHLISKGFSDVGIKVYHGEAAARTNSSDPFVSQVKDAADKSFGKSILNISNAGTGPMHPFVDILKAPCISIGSTYMFSRIHSPNEFARVDLLKKTTKCMCLIMENFGKTSVNI; encoded by the coding sequence ATGGCTCCTACAAAATATGTAGATTCTCATATGGCTGAGATTATTTCTGATTTACAGACATTAATTCGTCAACCTAGTGTTTCGGCAAAAAATGAAGGTATTGAGGAATGTGCAAAATTAGTTCAAAAATTATTGAAAAAATCTGGAATTCATTCTGAAATTTTGAGATTAAAAAAAGATATTGCTCCAATTGTCTACGGCGAAATAAAATCTAAAAAAAATCCTTCAAAAACTTTGATGTTTTACAACCATTATGATGTACAACCTGCTGAACCATTTGATTTATGGGACGATCCTCCATTTAGTGGTGTTAGAAAAGGAAACAAAATTTTTGGAAGAGGTGCAACTGATGATAAAGGAGAATTAATCACTAGAATCAAAGCAGTTGAAGCTTGTCTAAAAACAACTGGTGATGTTCCATGTAACATAAAATTTGTAATTGAAGGCGAAGAAGAAACTGGCAGTGCTCATATTGAAGATTATCTAAAAAAATACAAAAAGAAATTTTCTTGTGATGGTGTAATCTGGGAATTTGGATATGTTGATGCAAAAAATCGACCAATAATTGGACTCGGAATGAAAGGATTACTTTTTGTTGAATTATCTGTAAAAGAATCTATTAGAGATGCCCATTCCAGTCTTGCTGTTTTAATTAAAAATCCTGCATGGCGTCTAATTGATGCCATAAGTACCATTAGAAATTCAGATGGGAAGATTCTCATCAAAGATTGGTACAAAGAGGTATCGCCTTTATCAAAAAATGATCTAAAAATTATCGAGAAAGAACCCTTTGATGAAAATGTTTTCAAAAAAGAATTTGGAATCAAATCTTTTGTAGGAAGCATGAAAGGAATGGATGCAAAAAAGGCAATGGTGGCAGGGGCTACCTGTAACATTGCAGGATTTGTGTCTGGATATGCAGGTGATGGTGCAAAAACTGTTTTGCCTGGAAGTGCGTTAGTGAAAATAGATTTTAGATTAGTTCCTAAAATGAATCCAAAAAAACAAGCAATGCGATTAAAAAAACATCTGATATCAAAAGGATTTTCCGATGTTGGCATCAAGGTATATCATGGTGAAGCAGCTGCTAGAACTAATTCCTCAGATCCTTTTGTTTCACAAGTAAAAGATGCAGCTGACAAATCTTTTGGCAAATCCATTTTGAATATTTCAAATGCAGGAACTGGTCCGATGCATCCTTTTGTTGATATATTAAAAGCACCTTGTATTTCTATAGGGAGCACCTATATGTTTTCCAGAATTCACTCTCCAAATGAATTTGCGCGAGTGGATTTACTTAAAAAAACTACAAAATGTATGTGTCTAATAATGGAAAATTTTGGAAAAACTAGTGTAAACATCTAG
- a CDS encoding DoxX family protein, translating to MTSAEIREKILNDVVFMGLRSAIGVIFILHGMSKFNPGFAENLPNMGLPAEMQIPIALAELVPGILLIIGVLSRLSASLISIIMLGAIFMVKGASSITGKGGVELDLILLASSIVIMIVGPGRISLAHAIKKLPRCLH from the coding sequence TTGACTTCAGCAGAGATAAGAGAAAAAATTCTTAACGATGTTGTCTTTATGGGTTTAAGATCTGCCATAGGAGTAATCTTCATTTTACATGGAATGTCAAAATTCAATCCAGGATTTGCAGAGAATTTGCCCAACATGGGATTACCAGCAGAAATGCAAATCCCAATTGCATTAGCAGAACTAGTTCCAGGGATTTTACTAATTATAGGTGTACTAAGTAGATTATCAGCATCACTAATTTCAATAATCATGTTAGGTGCAATATTCATGGTCAAAGGAGCATCAAGCATTACAGGAAAAGGAGGAGTAGAACTAGACTTGATTTTGCTTGCATCCTCGATAGTCATCATGATTGTAGGACCAGGAAGAATATCACTTGCCCATGCAATCAAAAAACTGCCTAGATGTTTACACTAG